The sequence AACCAACATCAATTAGTGGATAATCTTTATGTGACCAAACTTTTGTCAGGTCAAATGGGTTAAATCCACATGTTTTTGCCTCAGCTTCAGGCATAATTTGGATTTTAAAGTCCCAAATTGGAAAATCACCTTTTTCAATTGAGTTATAAAGATCTTCTTGGTTGCTTTCTCTGTTTTGTCCAATGATTTTAGCAGCTTCTTCGTTAGTTAGGTTTTTTATACCTTGTCTAGTTTTAAAGTGAAATTTAACCCAAAATCTTTCATTTTTAACATTTATAAGACTATAAGTATGGCTTCCAAAACCATGCATATTGCGGTAGCTAGCTGGAATTCCTCTATCACTCATAAGTATTGTAACTTGGTGTAGGGTTTCAGGACAGAGTGTCCAAAAGTCCCAAGCTGCTTCATTTGATCTTAGATGTGTTCTAGGATCTCTTTTTTGAGTATGTATAAAATCAGGGAATTTTATAGGATCTCTTAGGAAAAATATTGGGGTGTTGTTCCCAACTAAGTCCCAGTTTCCTTCTTTTGTATAAAATTTCATTGCAAATCCACGAACATCACGCTCAGCATCAGCAGCGCCTGCTTCACCTGCAACAGTTGAAAAACGAATTAGCATTTTTGTCTTTTCGCCTTTTTGTAAAACACTAGCTTTTGTATATTTTGAAATATCTTCAGTTATAACAAGCTCACCAAAAGCACCACTACCTTTTGCGTGAACTGTTCTTTCTGGAATTCTCTCTCTGTTTTGATGGGCTAGTTTTTCTAAAAGTTGATAGTCTTGTAGTAAAAGCGGACCATTTTTACCAGCACTAGTGCTATTTTGGTTATCAGCTATTATATTACCTGATGTTGTTGTTAATGTTGCCATTTTAAATCTCCTTTATATTAAGTAATAAATATTATTGTTAAAGTATAGTATTAATTGGCTTAATATAAAATTAAAAATTATTATTTAATAAAAATTATTAGTTAATTAAATATATTTTTTATCTTAATTAGTCCAAATTTCATACCACTAGTTCGCATAATCTTAGCCATCATTTTCCACTTATCTTTTTCATAGCAAGGAGAAGGGCAGTTTCTGCATTTTGGTTTTATCTCGTGTGGGCAGTTTTGAAGTCGTTCATTTGCATATTTGAGCATATTTTCACAATCACTGCATAGATTGTATTTTAACTCTTTTAGCTCTTCACCGTTGTAAATTAGCTTGATACTAGAGTTTTTCTTTTTTGCATCTTTATGTTTGCTATCACAATATAATTGTATAAAATTTACAACGGTGCTGTTTTGTTCTATAAATTTTTCATTTGTCATATTTAGTGATTTTCACAAAAATGTTTTAAATTATCACCTTCTAATCTATATGTTGTCCATTCATCCATAGCTCTTGCATCAAGACTCAGGTAGAAATCAATACTTGGTTGATT is a genomic window of Campylobacter blaseri containing:
- a CDS encoding nitrous oxide-stimulated promoter family protein; translated protein: MTNEKFIEQNSTVVNFIQLYCDSKHKDAKKKNSSIKLIYNGEELKELKYNLCSDCENMLKYANERLQNCPHEIKPKCRNCPSPCYEKDKWKMMAKIMRTSGMKFGLIKIKNIFN
- a CDS encoding catalase — its product is MATLTTTSGNIIADNQNSTSAGKNGPLLLQDYQLLEKLAHQNRERIPERTVHAKGSGAFGELVITEDISKYTKASVLQKGEKTKMLIRFSTVAGEAGAADAERDVRGFAMKFYTKEGNWDLVGNNTPIFFLRDPIKFPDFIHTQKRDPRTHLRSNEAAWDFWTLCPETLHQVTILMSDRGIPASYRNMHGFGSHTYSLINVKNERFWVKFHFKTRQGIKNLTNEEAAKIIGQNRESNQEDLYNSIEKGDFPIWDFKIQIMPEAEAKTCGFNPFDLTKVWSHKDYPLIDVGYFILNKNPENYFNEIEQAAFSPSNIVPGIGVSPDKMLQARIFSYPDAQRYRVGTHYAQLEVNRPINKVETYTVGGTMNNGMYKVESKKYYEPNSFGGPAEDRSYLEPDIEIEGVAQKFSYDDTDYYSQPRDLFNLMNDSQKQALFNNIADHIHGVNNEILNRALMHFEKISPDYAKGVREALNAK